A genomic window from Acinetobacter chinensis includes:
- a CDS encoding helix-turn-helix transcriptional regulator yields MQNNVVLKDLMEIEEFHFHKDETITPHSCLWGDFNFSLNGLLEFSIGSQVFMSPPSYGIWIPPRTEHCSIAVDTQLTHYICIRLHASLCHLFSQDSKTLSITPFLRHTVMELLAQKKAGYPVAHYQQHLLQVLMDQLQLAPCHHQYLPQSSHAVLEPILKLLSDPEKFNLSLQQLLGTFPLSERHILRLSQQELQIPISEWRNRAKIIYAIGQLRKGISIKKTAYELGYQHSSSFIEFFKRHTGQTPSQLHEN; encoded by the coding sequence ATGCAGAATAATGTTGTGCTTAAAGATCTGATGGAAATTGAAGAATTTCATTTTCACAAAGATGAAACCATCACCCCACACAGCTGTCTGTGGGGCGATTTCAATTTCAGTCTGAATGGTCTGCTCGAGTTTTCAATCGGATCTCAGGTCTTTATGTCGCCACCCAGTTATGGCATCTGGATTCCACCCCGGACAGAACACTGCAGCATTGCCGTGGATACCCAGCTGACCCATTACATCTGTATCCGTCTACATGCCTCGCTGTGTCATTTATTCAGCCAGGACAGCAAAACCCTGAGCATTACCCCCTTCTTAAGACATACCGTGATGGAACTGCTGGCTCAGAAAAAAGCAGGTTATCCTGTTGCACACTACCAGCAGCATCTGCTTCAGGTGCTGATGGATCAGCTGCAACTGGCACCCTGTCATCATCAGTATTTACCACAAAGCAGTCATGCAGTGCTTGAACCCATACTGAAACTGCTGTCCGATCCTGAAAAGTTTAATCTCAGCCTGCAGCAGTTACTGGGTACTTTTCCTTTGAGCGAACGACATATTTTAAGACTCAGCCAGCAGGAGCTGCAGATTCCGATTTCTGAATGGCGCAACCGGGCAAAAATTATTTATGCCATCGGACAGCTGCGTAAAGGCATCAGCATCAAGAAAACGGCCTATGAACTCGGTTATCAGCACAGTTCGAGTTTTATTGAATTTTTTAAACGGCACACGGGGCAGACTCCCTCTCAGCTTCACGAAAACTGA
- a CDS encoding glutathione peroxidase produces the protein MSTSVYNIPVKTIQGNDVTLNQYEGKVLLIVNVASKCGLTPQYEGLEKLYTEKKAEGLEILGFPANNFLAQEPGSDAEIQEFCSLNYQVDFPLFSKISVAGDDKHPLYTTLTQAVPVRTGEGPWWKDLVDYGLTPNEPPEVLWNFEKFLINKQGEVVARFAPDIKADDARIVDAINAELAK, from the coding sequence ATGAGCACTTCGGTTTACAATATTCCGGTAAAGACGATTCAGGGCAATGACGTCACGCTGAACCAGTACGAAGGAAAAGTACTGCTGATCGTAAATGTGGCATCTAAATGTGGACTGACCCCTCAGTATGAAGGGCTTGAAAAACTGTACACAGAGAAAAAAGCTGAAGGTCTGGAAATTCTGGGCTTTCCTGCCAATAACTTCCTGGCACAGGAACCGGGTTCTGATGCAGAAATTCAGGAATTCTGTTCACTGAATTATCAGGTGGATTTTCCGCTTTTTTCAAAAATTTCTGTCGCAGGTGATGACAAGCATCCTCTGTATACAACCCTGACTCAGGCTGTTCCAGTCCGTACCGGTGAAGGACCGTGGTGGAAAGACCTGGTGGATTATGGACTGACTCCAAATGAGCCACCTGAGGTGCTGTGGAACTTTGAAAAATTCCTGATCAATAAACAGGGAGAAGTCGTTGCCCGTTTTGCACCTGATATCAAAGCAGATGATGCCCGCATCGTTGATGCCATCAATGCTGAACTGGCAAAATAA
- a CDS encoding SDR family oxidoreductase, with product MSGKQKLKGKVVAVTGGARGIGFAIATALVAQGAKVSIGDVDIQLAKQAAEKLGAVAFELDVRDRASFAAFIEQTIAYYGELYALVNNAGIMPMGAFLEEDPALADAQIDINFRGVVYGMQQALPVLLAQGQGHIVNIASLAGRFAIPGAAVYTGTKFAVVGMTEAVAADYRDSGVYFSAIMPSKVLTELSSGTDGADQGIPAVTPEQVAQAVVGVLVKPRLLVAVPDYLQVAHSAYHLLPAWVQDKGRRLLGDRRILEKLDKAAHAGYADRISRLTGK from the coding sequence ATGTCAGGAAAACAAAAACTGAAAGGTAAGGTGGTCGCAGTCACAGGTGGTGCAAGAGGAATCGGGTTTGCTATAGCCACGGCCCTGGTTGCTCAGGGTGCAAAAGTGAGTATTGGTGATGTCGATATCCAATTGGCAAAACAGGCAGCAGAAAAGCTGGGTGCAGTTGCCTTTGAACTGGATGTCCGAGACAGGGCTTCGTTTGCAGCATTTATTGAACAGACGATTGCTTACTATGGCGAGCTGTATGCACTGGTCAATAACGCAGGCATTATGCCTATGGGTGCATTTCTTGAGGAAGATCCTGCACTGGCTGATGCCCAGATCGACATTAACTTCCGTGGTGTGGTGTATGGCATGCAGCAGGCATTACCTGTCCTGCTGGCACAGGGACAGGGTCATATTGTCAATATCGCATCGCTGGCAGGACGCTTTGCGATCCCTGGTGCAGCAGTTTATACCGGAACAAAGTTTGCTGTGGTCGGCATGACTGAAGCTGTTGCAGCCGATTACAGAGATAGCGGAGTTTATTTTTCAGCCATTATGCCATCCAAAGTCCTGACTGAACTGTCTTCAGGTACGGATGGCGCAGATCAGGGTATTCCTGCGGTAACGCCTGAGCAGGTGGCGCAGGCTGTTGTCGGCGTACTGGTTAAACCCCGACTGCTGGTGGCGGTTCCGGATTATTTACAGGTGGCGCACAGTGCCTATCATCTGCTGCCTGCCTGGGTACAGGACAAGGGGCGCCGACTGCTGGGTGACCGCAGAATTCTTGAAAAACTGGATAAGGCTGCACATGCAGGTTATGCAGACCGTATCAGCCGACTGACTGGGAAATAA
- a CDS encoding RcnB family protein yields the protein MNTFTKSLILSISAALISVSASAAPQSHPSEQHHQVQHSTQSNQHNQHGQTQKKSVHPSHDWKAGQKVPAQYRGQGYKVDHSKYRKLSKPGHQQQWIKVNGDYVLTSTLTHTIIRIIAG from the coding sequence ATGAATACATTTACCAAATCGCTGATCCTGTCCATTTCTGCTGCACTGATTTCCGTTTCTGCATCTGCAGCACCTCAGAGTCATCCGTCTGAACAGCATCATCAGGTTCAGCACAGCACACAGAGTAATCAACACAATCAGCACGGTCAGACTCAGAAAAAATCAGTCCATCCTTCCCATGACTGGAAAGCAGGACAGAAAGTCCCAGCCCAGTATCGTGGACAAGGCTATAAAGTTGATCACAGCAAATACAGAAAACTCAGTAAACCTGGTCATCAGCAGCAGTGGATCAAGGTCAATGGAGATTATGTGTTAACCAGTACCTTAACCCATACCATTATCCGTATCATTGCGGGCTAA